AATGTGAAAATCATATTGTTTGTCTGATCTTGATTTCTCAGATCTTTAAAGAAGATTAGGTGTATTTGGAAGAAGGCGCTGACATCCGATAACAAAGCATTCCTACAGCGGGCATTCGCCCTTGATCGCTAAGAAGGATTCCCAAGGAGTTTATTCAAGCGATACATTCAACCAGCAAAGTCTGACGACACGTTTCCTACGGTCACTTATGCTGTTTGAACGTCAGGAATGCCAAACGTTATGTGCAATCAGCCTAAATACACAGAGGAGAATGTGAATGATAATTCGTGAAGCTGAAACAAATGACGCCAAAGCTATTGAACGATTATATAAAGAGTTGCTTCCAAACAACCCAAAAATAAAAGTGTTGGAAGATAGAATAGAAGAAATTAAACAAAATCCTAATAGTTTCTTGTTCATTTGCGAAGTAGACCAAGAGATCGTTGCAACTGCACATCTGCATCTATGTTTAGATGCATTGATAGAGTCACAACCTTTTGGGGTTGTAGAACGTGTAATTGTAT
Above is a window of Paenibacillus sp. FSL K6-1330 DNA encoding:
- a CDS encoding GNAT family N-acetyltransferase; this encodes MIIREAETNDAKAIERLYKELLPNNPKIKVLEDRIEEIKQNPNSFLFICEVDQEIVATAHLHLCLDALIESQPFGVVERVIVSGNRQGQGYGSLIMKHIEDLCISRGCVKVFLTSGASRKQAHEFYTKLGYDGDSSKAFKKYL